One Synechococcales cyanobacterium T60_A2020_003 genomic region harbors:
- a CDS encoding energy-coupling factor ABC transporter substrate-binding protein, giving the protein MSPKSQRWNNWILVVASVVLAIAPLFLVREAEFGGADGEAEAAIQEINPTYQPWFNPLVEPASGEIESLLFALQAGLGAGVIGYVTGLYRGSRERQASQHHPEVSQSRSEFKDH; this is encoded by the coding sequence ATGAGCCCCAAAAGTCAACGTTGGAACAATTGGATATTGGTTGTGGCGTCAGTGGTGCTGGCGATCGCCCCTCTATTTTTAGTGCGCGAAGCGGAGTTTGGCGGAGCCGATGGCGAAGCAGAAGCCGCGATTCAGGAGATCAACCCCACCTATCAGCCCTGGTTCAATCCTTTAGTTGAACCTGCCAGTGGTGAAATTGAATCTCTGTTATTTGCCCTGCAAGCCGGGCTGGGAGCGGGTGTCATTGGCTATGTGACTGGGCTGTATCGAGGCAGTCGTGAGCGACAGGCATCCCAACACCATCCAGAAGTGAGCCAGTCTCGTTCGGAATTCAAAGATCATTAG
- a CDS encoding energy-coupling factor ABC transporter permease, with product MAGLSCYLVVGSPKPAYAMHIMEGFLPVGWAVFWWVVYLPFLFWGLRSLTHITRQHPETKLLLALAGAFTFVLSALKIPSVTGSCSHPTGTGLGAVLFGPAVMSVLGGLVLLFQASLLAHGGLTTLGANAMSMAVVGPFIAYGIYQLVMRSSGRQTLAIFLAAALADLITYVVTSLQLALAFPSATGGFFAAFTKFATIFAVTQIPLAVSEGLLTVLVWNWLQTYNREELQVLNLIKQELSA from the coding sequence ATGGCAGGGCTGAGTTGCTATTTAGTCGTTGGATCGCCCAAGCCTGCCTATGCCATGCATATCATGGAAGGATTTTTGCCCGTCGGCTGGGCTGTTTTCTGGTGGGTCGTGTATTTGCCCTTTCTGTTCTGGGGACTGCGATCGCTCACTCACATCACCCGTCAGCATCCTGAAACCAAACTATTACTGGCACTGGCAGGTGCCTTTACCTTTGTTCTCTCTGCCTTGAAAATCCCCTCAGTGACGGGTAGTTGTTCTCACCCGACGGGGACTGGCTTGGGAGCCGTGTTATTTGGTCCAGCCGTAATGTCGGTTTTGGGCGGTTTAGTGTTGCTATTTCAGGCATCACTGCTGGCACATGGCGGCTTAACGACGCTCGGTGCCAATGCCATGTCGATGGCAGTTGTGGGTCCTTTCATTGCCTATGGAATTTATCAACTGGTGATGCGCTCCAGTGGCAGACAAACCCTGGCGATCTTTCTGGCAGCCGCTCTGGCAGACCTGATTACCTACGTCGTCACATCCCTGCAACTGGCTCTAGCGTTTCCATCGGCAACCGGAGGCTTCTTCGCCGCCTTTACCAAGTTCGCCACAATTTTTGCTGTGACTCAAATCCCCCTTGCTGTTAGCGAAGGGTTGTTGACGGTGCTGGTATGGAACTGGTTGCAGACCTACAACCGAGAAGAATTGCAAGTCCTGAATTTGATTAAACAGGAGTTATCGGCATGA